Part of the Leptodactylus fuscus isolate aLepFus1 chromosome 6, aLepFus1.hap2, whole genome shotgun sequence genome, AatctacagtcaggagatcactgtacagtatatagatatccagcactgtgtgatcctgtcctgataatctaaagtcaggagatcactgtacagtatataccgtatttttcggactataagacgcacctaggttttagaggaggaaaatagggaaaaaaaattttgaagcaaaaaatggtaaaatatttaatatatgggagttgtagttttgcaacagctgcaaggccacattgacaggtgatcctgcagctgtacggggatgcatagagtgttttttttgcggggccagctgtactttttagttataccattttggggaatatctattgcttagatcaccttgtattgaaaaaaaacccggtggtatatgatatatatatatatatatatatatatatatatatatatatatatattatttatttatttattttctagggacaggaggtgatttagaacttttatttatatttttaaagcttttttttttttttttttttctactattttattccccccccccggggggcttgaacctgcggtcacttgattgcaagtcccatagacggcaatacaactgtattgccgtctatgggacattctgtctattagtattatggctggtcatagagaccagccgcaatactaatacagcagtgacaggcctgggagcctcattaggctcccggctgtcacccgaacaggtcggctcctgcgatatcgccgcgcaggagccggcctgcaacttcacaggtacggggccggtggggaccggccccgggggagaaggggccaccgatactgacccggcatccgctgtactagagaggcggatgccggggagggatagacgctggcacaggtgccgggcctgagacatcgctgcgctccactgtcctgcatgaagccagcggcggggggacggaggagcggaatagcagcaccgctgccgctgctggcttcatgcagggcagaggagcgcagcgatgtctcaggccccggcgtctatcacttgccggcttccgtctctctagtacagcggatgccaggcgccacattcggactataagacgcacccttcttttccccccaaatttggggggaaaaaagtgcgtcttatagtccgaaaaatacggtagatacccagcactgtgtgatcctgccctgataatctacagtcaggagatccctgtacattatatagatacccagcactgtgtgatcctgtcctgataatctacagtcaggagatcactgtacattatatagatacccagaactgtgtgatcctgtcctgataacctacagtcaggagatcactgtacattatatacactcaccggccactttattaggtacaccatgctagtaacgggttggacccccttttgccttcagaactgcctcaattcttcgtggcatagattcaacaaggtgctggaagcattcctcagagattttggtccatattgacatgatggcatcacacagttgccgcagatttgtcggctgcacatccatgatgcgaatctcccgttccaccacatcccaaagatgctctattggattgagatctggtgactgtggaggccattggagtacagtgaactcattgtcatgttcaagaaaccagtctgagatgattccagctttatgacatggcgcattatcctgctgaaagtagccatcagatgttgggtacattgtggtcataaagggatggacatggtcagcaacaatactcaggtaggctttggcgttgcaacgatgctcaattggtatcaaggggcccaaagagtgccaagaaaatattccccacaccatgacaccaccaccaccagcctgaaccgttgatacaaggcaggatggatccatgctttcatgttgttgacgccaaattctgaccctaccatccgaatgtcgcagcagaaatcgagactcatcagaccaggcaacgtttttccaatcttcaattgttcaATTTCGATGagattgtgcaaattgtagcctcagttttctgttcttagctgaaaggagtggcacccggtgtggtcttctgctgctgtagcccatctgcctcaaagttcgacgtactgtgcgttcagagatgctcttctggctaccttggttgtaacgggtggctatttgagtcactgttgcctttctatcagctcgaaccagtctggccattctcctctgacctctggcatcaacaacgcatttccgcccacagaactgccgctcactggatgttttttctttttcggaccattctctgtaaaccctagagatggttgtgcgtgaaaatcccagtagatcagcagtttctgaaatactcagaccagcccttctggcaccaacaaccatgccacgttcaaaggcactcaaatcacctttcttccccatactgatgctcggtttgaactgcaggagattgtcttgaccatgtctacatgcctaaatgcactgagttgccgccatgtgattggctgattagaaattaagtgttaacgagcagttggacaggtgtacctaataaagtggccggtgagtgtatatagataCCCAGCACTGTATGATCCTGTCCTGATGatctacagtcaggagatcactgtacattatatagatccccagcactgtgtgatcctgtcctgataatccacagtcaggagatcactgtacattatatagatacccagcactgtgtgatcctgtcctgataatgtacagtcaggagatcactgtGCAGTTTATTAAAAACCAGCACTATGTGATTCTATATAGGTCACCCTTTGAAGTTTAATTTGGAGGTCTTTAATGTTTTTGGATGTTCATGACACTACTATTCCTTTGTTTAAACTTCAGAAAAAGAGAAGATGAGAAAAGGAGAGAAGTTCTAAAGAATCCAGTGAAAATGAAGAAGATCAGAGAACTCGTATGTGAAATATTGTACACAATAAAATAAATGCTTTGCCTGAATAACGACATGTGGCCTTCtaaagcagggctgtggagttggtcgGCCAAACCCAACTCAGACTCAGACGCACTTCCTCTTACCTGGCTCCCATTAGTCTTTCTTTCcgcttcccatagttccttgcaaagtggagtgctaaaggcttaacaagtctccacacacctatatggtggtctctccctaaggagtgacaatatcccccgaaccctgtctaagcctctcacctctaccaggttatagtcctctctacatcgggctgatgagatccaaccagatcgaaacagctgtcctcgattgagagactataacctggtaataatcccagcgtcattgctaaacaaaggcctcttggaaggtcgggcatgaggctaaagggagcagccattattgggttatttcactggaatcctgtcttaagacaggcttgcacattccagtgagcgccctctattggtttgcaacaatgaggcagcaactgtcttcctaattacatcatggaaggcggatttgcatattcttcccatagttccttgcaaagtggagtgctaaaggcttaacaagtctccacacacctatatggtggtctctccctaaggagtgacaatatcccccgatcCATATCTGCAGACAGACTGTCTGAGGAAGGTCTGCAGAATAGTCCCATGGATTGCTTGTATTAAAATTAAAAAGAAGATAAAGCACATTCATTCTGTAGTGGGGCAGCGGTGGGGTTTATTTATTTAGTATAGGGAGCAGATAAAGGAGAGTATGAACCGGGTCAGATTATAAaggatttatattatttatagtcTGTAGCCATGGAGTTCTGAAGTTCTATAGGGGAGCTGCTTACCGAAAATGGTATGACATTTTTAACCAAGGCCATCTGCAAAGTTGCTTGCTCCTTATTTTATATGCACTGTACTAAATCTTTTAGTTTTGCATGTTAATAATAGTTCTTTTTAAGTTTTTGACAGCAAAATcattagagctgctatatttatttatttgcttcaATCAGATCATTTTTATCGAAAATGCCTTTCTCATACATTTCCACTTTTCGAACATGGAAAACTGATGGTCAGATAGCAAAGGTacccaaaaaatgcaaaaacacaataaaacaatCCCAAACTCTCCCTCCTGCAGCAGATGACGTTACAAATAGAATGATGGTGCGCAAAAAAATTAAGCAAGGTGGAATTgcaaataagggaagaaaaaactaAAAGGAGGGAAGGATAATGGACATGAGGTGTCACAGCACCTAGAATGCTAATCTATTCAGTATTTAACAACCTTACAATGCCTATAGGGAACCTCCTGTCCAACAAGAGGACATCAGAAGGATGACCAGAGGGTTTGGCTATGCCCCCATTCTGCCTCATATTTATGGGTAACTTAGATATTACTTTCAAGTCAGATGATATTGTTCATCTTAGTATTCAGTTCTGtgaggcagcacagtggctcagtggttagcactgggagTATTCAGTTCTGCAATGAATGGCGGTTTGTAGGCAAGCTATTTCTAGAGCTAATTCTCTATCTGGCTGACCATAGCCCTCTGTGTTATAAATGCCTATTGAAAGAATAAGTATGTGCCCAAAGTAGATAACAAATAGCCCAGGGATGTGTTTCAATCTAATAAATATGATTTGGTCAGAATAAATGGCCTAAAGTCAACTGGCATTTTAATTGCTTTTCTGaatattatcatattaattcatatttatatagctccaaaGTAGCTTGGATAAAAagagcaagaagaagaagaaggaaaaaaagaagagaaagaaggagagaCGATCAAGCTCCAGCAGCAGCAGTGATGGAGAAAGTGACCCAGATGATAGAACAGCAAGCAGGTTGGATTAACTGTATATACTGTggtgtataatacatggtatAGTCTACACCACTGAAAAATATTTTGTTCCCTCTCTCTCTTTTAAGGGCTTACAGACACCGGCAACATTCCCCATCCCCTCCACTTCATAAGAAGGCACCAGGCTATGGACTACAGGTGTTTACGCTGCACTTAAATGTTTCACTTTACTACAGCTCATAAAAGGAAAAATACAATAATTGAACATCCTATTATTTACTGACTAGAATATTGGACATTCAGAATCCTCAGAGACGCATGTGCACTTACTGACTTTTCTATGGTGGCTCCTGGCCTGGTGACATTGCTGTGGTTAATGCACTTTTTATACAGTATCACAACCTGCCTGCATCAGGCGCCACCACAATTAGCACCTTTACATAAAATGTCACACTCTGTTATTAGCGGTTTTACATAAACGGGTTCACATATGCGTGTTGTTACAGAAACACTAGAGGAAACTCATTCTGTTTTACTTTGGGATTATTTCTAGCATCCAGTACGTCAGGTGTGATGCAGGATTTCTCCCTGCCTGGACTTGTGCACAAATGTGTCTTCTGTTGTGTCTGGTTCAGACATTGAAAACTAGATATCTTTCGTAACCCAAAAGTTTAGAATGATGCACAGAGGAAACATTTCAATGACTATTTTTTATCCTGCTACATAGGCTGGTTACATAGACTTTGTTGGATAAAGAAACAAATTTTAGTATGTTCATGATTGTGATCCATTTTCTAGATCCGAGATTCGAGTAAGAATAACAAAAGGGATGTAGCAGCAGAACAGGACCGACACAGAGGTCGCTCAAGAAGTCCTCATCATGATCGAGTGCCGTGAGTATCTTATTCTTCTGTTTTGCAGAGGGTTATTTTATAATCAAGGTGTCTGCCAGACACTTCTCATTGCCAAATGCTGACAGTGCGCGGGACTCGTGTACTGAACTTTCAATTTTGCATTTCCATATTTTAGGGACAAATCTAAGAGTGATCGGAAATATAAAAGGAGTCCTTCcccaaagaaagaagagagatacAGAAGACAGAAAGTATCTGGGTATACAAAGTGAGTACACAATAAGTGCTTGTGGGTAAGGTGGGAGGTAATCCTActactcttctttttttttttttttttttttttttttttttttttttttgctttgtttgctTGGTCTATATACATCTTATAATTATAAGTCATGTTGCATTGTGATGCCCTGAAGTGAAGACAGCCAATAGCAGCCTGAAATCAGGAATAACTGGTAACAAAAACGAGCATCAGTGGGCACCAAACAGTGcaacttaaagggttaaatgtggATAAGTAGTGATCCTGTGCATCAAAATTAGTTAATATCAAGATGCGTTTACTCAGCAAGTCattaaagggggcattcacatggagtaaagtggcgctgattctgccactataacttgcggcagaatcggcgcagataaaaaaaagactcccattgacttcaatgggttccgttttcattGCGGAACCCATTCAAATCAGTGGGaggatttttaacccattgaattCCATGTGTTCTGcgcggaaaacagaacccattgaaatcatgtttttatcagcgctgattgtgctgcgagttattgtggcagaatcagcgccactttactctgtgtgaatgcccccaaagtGAGTTAATGGGAACCTTTCAGGTCAATTTGGGATTCTAAACCACCCACAGATAGGTCCTTATAGACCAGGGCttaagtgtcccaaatcgccctgttttAAATGCATCTGccttacaaaaaataataaaccttTATACTTGCCTAGAGATGATTCTCCTGGCGCAGTTCTTCAGTCAAGCAGAGGACTACTGTCGGGTCACTGCTGTTTTAAAacgccaaaggaaaaaaaaaaaaaaaaacttcttccaAAAAGGCCTGTTAGCAATGTGACAAGGTTACTAGGACCCACAGACATAGTGGAAACACTGTGGGTTTGTGCACATCAATTCCACAGTGTACTGCAGTACTAGTCATATGACCTGGGctattattatataaatataagtaTTTAATTATTCTATCTAACAAAAACACTAGCTAAGAAATTAGAGGCTCTTTGGGCTGGGTTCAAATGGTGCGTTTTTGCTAGAACACatttttcaaacacatttttcacAACCAAATATAAGTCTGAAtttggctgtggaaaaatagtgtGAGTTGGTGGTTTAGCCTACCGATTCATCATCCCATGTGGACGAGTAGACTCCAACATGGAGCACCATTGCTCCAGCTTGAGAATTGCTCCGTGGAGGAGCTGAAACGTTACACTTTCCATGGCTAAATAAAGGCGTGAGAATTTTCCTTTACATTTTGGAGTGCTGCTTCCTTCATACTTTTATTTCGGAGCCCTTTGGCTTAAATTTTACTGAATCTCATCTTCACACTGCATAAACTAGCACTTTATCGTATGGAACTTCTGTGCCTCATCTATTGAAAGATATAGTCTTAGGCCTAACAACTATGCCTGCTGTGATACGGTGTCTCCATGATTGCACAACCAAGGCTTAACCGCCTGAAAGTGAGGTCATGGGACAAGAGTAATGCAGCTGATCTTCGGTCTAGAAAGTTCAAATctgtagatagacagacatatacGGTAGTACTAAAATGTCAGCTTTGTGATATGCTGTAAGACTTTTTTACATACAGCAATAGAAATTCAGTATTTGTCTTCTCTGTATCTCAGGAAGCTCTCCGCTGAGGAACTAGAGAAGCGCAGGTTGGAGATGATGGAGGATGCCAAGCAGAGAGAGCGAGAAAGGGAAGGTAATGTGCGCAGATACAAACAAGAAGAGGAGAATGAAGAAAAGAAGGAGCATCACAAAAAAGACAGTAAATTCTTACAGTAAGTACATGGCTGATGCTGAAACCTCATCTCCCTTGTGTGTTCGCTGCTAACCTGACAACTTTTTTTTGACTTGCTTTCCACAGTCAGATGAAGCTGGATAGTGCAGCCTCCTCTTCACTGGAGGACAGAGTGAAGCGCAATATTCATGGCATTCAGCGGACCTCCTCTGCCCTGGAGAAGAACTTCATGAAAAGATAATTTTATGACATTattccatacttttttttttttttttacataatcttTCCTTGGTTCTTTACATGGACAATATTCTGCTCTACCATCCAGTGtcacagtaagggggcattcacacagaggaagttggcgctgattctggcctggactccacatcagaatcagcactgtaccattgaaatcaatgggaaaaaaagcctcccattgatttcaatgggttccgcgcggaaaacggagcccattgaagtcaatgggaggctttttattcagTGCTGATTCGGATGCGGAGTCTGCGCCACATTCGGCGCCAACTTCCTTGGtctgaatgccccctaactgttTTATTTGTATACAGAGTCCTTGAGTATATTTTACATAACATATTTTCTATTGGAATTATTCACCTTCTATCACCCCTGCCCAAGTATAACTAGACCTCAACAATTCAGTCTTTATCTATCAGTATAATCTGTGTAGACTGGtcagaaatattaaaaattttacatttttatactaTTAAAGGTGTGGATAGATAGGTGGGAGTTTAACTGGTGTCAGCACCACCCATTAAAACAGTGGGGGACCCCTGACTCATGATTTTTCCTATGGATGGTGTAGGGGCCAGACCTGGTTTCTACAGATCGTTTCCTGTTCATTTTAATAGAAGCCAAGATACAGTAACCTGTTTGTGTTGCTGCCAAGAACAGCTGAtcattgagggttttttttttttttttgggggggggggatcatcagtaattttagcctggaaaattcctttaagttgtgttgcagtgcttttcacacttAGACCTCGTACTTCACAGATGGCAGTCATAATTTCTGGACCAAACCTTGAGCTGGGGCTCCCAGCATGTTAGACATCTGTGAAGGCAGAAATCTGTCTCCTCATGGCTCTGTCCCTTACTGTAATTGTTtttcagtacaggacagtagCGCTGTGGGAAGGCAGGGATTCCTGGCATCACACATTACTGTGCTGCTGGGAGTCCAGGTCCTGGTCCAGAGGACGTGTCCAACATCCGATCTGTATCTCATGGATTGAAACGACCCATTTGAAGCAGGTTTGCTAGGCTCTCTGGTAAGTTAGAACACATTAGTACCATCTGTAAAAGTGGTGGTAAACCTCAAAAGTTAACCTTTTCATAACTCATAAACAGCTGTATATACTGTGGCTTTGTAAGCACAATCTAGTTACAGCCTTCAGTGAAATATAGTCAATAACTATTGGCTATTACTGTATTTTCTGAATTAGGCTGGGACTCTGTGCCAATGGTACATGGTTTAGGGCCAAGTTGGTCGTTCAAATGATGTTTTCCAGTCATTGCCGCATGTAAATTGCATCTGACCAGCCATTACTCTAACACTTCTTTGCCTTCTGCTTGCATCCTTTGTGTGTGACAATAGATCATTGTTGTCTGCAGCACTTCACATGTAAGCAGAGGCTTTTCTGCCAACAATATGCAAACTGTAACAATTGTTAGTCTCCATACAGATTGCTTCAGTTTATGCAAGGGCCTTTTAATTGctagaaagtgaaaaaaaaaaaaaaaatctaaatattccTCCATTCCAGTGCTGCTGGTTCAGTCCCTGGGACTTCTGGTTCTTCTTGAATCAACGTGATGATATCATGACCAGCAGTCACATGTacgaggtcagtgattggctaaGTGGTTACATTCACTagcaggttttttgtttgttttttcatattTCCTTCATCTGCTACTTGACcggcttaagaaaaaaaaaagaaagttggaaaatcccttttaacTTTGTTCTTGTTACGTTATCAAAGTTCTCCTAatgggttttatttatttttttctcaaaaaATGTTGCATAGGTTAATTTACAGTCCTAAGGGCAAAAGGGTAAATAGTGAGAAGAGGAGATGGGCAATAACAGTCCTTTAAACTCTCAGGGACTTTTCCATACAATGCATGTAATGTCTGCATATGCTATGAGGACGTTCATCAGAAGATAAGGAGCGCATATAGCATATGAGTAACAGTTGTCAGACCAGTGTCTTTGTATGTGCATCTTCAGTGTATCTAAACATGTATATAGATGCGGATTCCCCATGACCTCCTGTAGAGGGCTCTAAAGAAATGATTATTATATATCTGCTCTgctcataaaggggttgtctagtatcTGAAGtttttggatactgatgacctatccacaggataggccaccagtatcagattggttgTGGTCCGACAACCGAACCTAAAACCAATAAGCCCATGCAACCAGCTTCTGGTTCATAGAGTGTAGCAGtggtgcctggaactgcagctctgctccctttcacttgaatagaagcaggGCTCTTTCCAGCTGTATACTTAGTAGATGGCTTCTGTCAGCTACATCTGGTTTTGGCTTTTGCGTGTTGGACACAacccatcctgtggatagatccTCAGTATCAAAAaacttcagatcctggacaacccctttaagccatagcTCAAGCTAGTTATGTGCAGCTGTCGTTCCTAGCACTGTCACCCTTTTAGGTCTGTATATAGAGTGTGATGTTCTGTGGAAAACAGTGTGCACATTAGAGTGTATGCTCatcatggttttgtttttttaatatctgtttaatggatgcaaaatagggatgccatctgtttacatatagaaaagcaaaaagaagcagtttgtctttttttcccTCCTTTTTTGAACTATGATTTCTATGTAAACCAATGGCCATCTATTtgcatttggtttttttttgcttcagtTAAATggctctgataaaaaaaaaaaaaaatgttaaaaaacccCATGATGTAAATGAACCCCAAATCTGTCTTGTATTTGTATGATATCATTAGATGGATCTATATGAGAGCCCAATCCTCCTCATCCTATTCTGTTTCTATATGGGACAGACTATGTATATTTAGCTCTGATCTTCAGAGCTACctgttgcatttatttttgtattaaacaGTTTCATGTGTTCTATCGAAGATCTTCACTCTGACTTATTTTTTAGGACCTTTCTGTTGTGTCATGCTGAtagatgtgtgttgtgtgtgataTAAATGGTAACAGGATGCATTATCCACTTTGTCAGGTCAGGTTTACTGCCATGATTCAATAggaaaaaaacacacagcaagCAATATAATGCATGAACATGGAGCCGATTGGCTGCTGAACTTTTAGAAGTGTGTACAAGAGACCTacccctcttaaagggattctaccattaaaactttttttgtgtgtgtgtggataagatgtcggaatagcctttagaaaggcttttcatctcttacctttagacgtggtctccgctgcaccgttccttagaaataccggtttttaccggtatgcaaatgagttatctcgcagcgatggggcggaccccagtactcaaacagcgatgggggcgtccccaccgttgCCAGAGaaatgtctccaagcgccgcctccttcttcgtccgcagcgtcatcttcaatgtcttcttccggcgcaggctcgtaacttctaggccttgggcagagcagactgcgcaggcgcacaggtcacgggaaaatggccgcttgcacagtattgttagcggccattttcccgtggcctgtatgcctgcgcagtctgctctgctctgctagaagttacgagcctgcgccagaaaaagacattgaagatgactctgcggacgaagaaggaggcggcacttggagacaTTTCTCTggtagcggtggggacgcccccatcgctgtttgagcgctggggtccgctcccatcgctgcgagagaactcatttgcatactggtaaaaaacggtatttctaaggaacggcgcagcggagaccacgtctaaaggtaagcgacaaatagcctttctaaaggctattccgacgtcttatccacaaaaaaataggttttaatggcagaatccctttaagcacgtGGGTGCTCAAGTAACTCATTCTAAACAGGCTGCTGGCCGTCTGTCCCACTGGGAGGTGTAGTGAGCTTTGTTTAAGGACAAGATATCCCATCCTTGGAAAGTTGGGTACTTGCTGACTGGTAGTATCCTGCTTCAGAAAATAAATTTGGGAGGCTGGGTATATGTTAGTCCACAAATCTCTCTATTGATTGTGCTACGTGTTTTGTATTCATACTGGATGTCAGACTTATCAGATAAAAATGTACAACccataatctaaaaaaaaaaaaaaaagccagaagaTATTGCCCAAGTTTATGTGGTTGCATAACATCATTGTGTTACAGAATTCATATttagtatatgtatgtatgtataaatccattattaaaataataatttggGCCACCACAGTGACGCAGTGGTTAGCattgaagccttgcagcgctgaacttcgaatcctgccaggaacatcatctgcaaggagtttgtatgtcctccccgtgtttgcgtggatttcctcccatatgccaaagacttactgatagggaaaaatgtactttgtgaaccctatgtggggttcacaatctatataaaaaaataaataaaaataaattataatatatacatacacatgctTACTGTACTTGCACAATTTCTTACCAGTAGGACTAAATTATATAAAAGTAAAGATTGGTAGAGCTACTATGTTATACATATACATCCGATAAAAGACACTTTAACAgaatacatcctattaatattataaaggtgaaagtttgtgagtttggctgtttgtgggtttgtgtgtttggatgtttgttcctcaatcacaaccaaacggctgaatggatttgggggaaatttcacacacacacacacacacacacacacacacacacacacatatttcccaggaaaaggtagtaggctactttaaatgtgggtcactcaccccaaatcgccaccgtgaccctccaaacaatcctcCGGTGCgactgtagcagctggcattcctcCAGCACTGGTCTGTGCACGATGCTCctgttggtgcatggcaggctgtgggcgggctctggagccagggctgcggcaccataggttgggggctgaaggtgggcgtgctgattcagcagggaaacacttaggaagatggcggcagcccacatggtcccggcgccgcagctatcccaggccacctacacagCTTGCGGacggctaaggaggaggctgctgcacccgacacaccacaggtcagtgcagcgggtacagggggttggggagggggtgtcgtGTCCCTAagtcggtgtccccagggatcaaccacattccccagcttcatgtcccccccccccacatcggccccagtgtagttggactcaccttgcaatgctcccccgccgctctctccgctcgctgcacataggtgtcgggcggtTGGCTGCGTATGGCAGCTACACTGCAATACAGGCGCCGGTATTCGGCAATCCACTGTttaataccggcgcctctattgcagtctacctgcctgggctgcaatacaagcgcacgcctgacaggccagggaggcagcgcgATGCTCCggttgtcatagcaacctgacgccggccctcgctctgcctcatatacgccacacgcagccagccgcccgacacgtATGTGCAGtgagcggagagagcggtgggggagcgtggcaaggtgagtccaactacactggggccgatgtagtgggggggacatgaagctgggagatTGTGTGTTTCTGCCGCTGATCAGGTCCAGATGAAGGGGTATTATTAGCAGGATGTCTCTAGCTGTGGACTCTGCGGCTGtattacactagattcacactagcatattgatctctgttgtttgggtccgcaGGGGGACCTGGACTACAGAGaccggactgctaaaacagtgttTTAGCAGAGTCTGTCTGCTTAAAAA contains:
- the CWC25 gene encoding pre-mRNA-splicing factor CWC25 homolog; protein product: MGGGDLNLKKSWHPQTLRNVEKVWKAEQKHEAERKKIEELQRELREERAREEMQRYAEDTGAVKKKDEKLDWMYQGPGGMVNRDEYLLGRPVDKFILDKMEDPESGPSTETGLLPGSIFSTSGAASSLDIANKIREDPLFMIRKREDEKRREVLKNPVKMKKIRELLQSSLDKKSKKKKKEKKKRKKERRSSSSSSSDGESDPDDRTASRAYRHRQHSPSPPLHKKAPGYGLQIRDSSKNNKRDVAAEQDRHRGRSRSPHHDRVPDKSKSDRKYKRSPSPKKEERYRRQKVSGYTKKLSAEELEKRRLEMMEDAKQREREREGNVRRYKQEEENEEKKEHHKKDSKFLHQMKLDSAASSSLEDRVKRNIHGIQRTSSALEKNFMKR